The window AAAATTAAATTAATCAAAATCCTATTTATTTTTTAATAAATAGGATTTTTTCTTTTTTAATATATTGATTTGAGATAATAATTAAGATAATATTTTAATTTTGTATTATTTAATATGTTTATAATAATATAGTGTAATTAAATATAAATTTTGAATATGAAAAAAATTTTTAATCAAAAAAATTCTCTAAATGTATTTGATTTATGAAGAAAAACTCAAATAAAAGTAAGTTATATTCATAAACAAATATTATTAGGTAAGAAAAAAGATGCTACTGATCTTCTTGAAAAGCATGAATTAATTTTTTCAAAAATTGGAATAGATACTGAAAGTAACTGAATTTTTGAAAAAACTATTTTTGTTGCTTTAATTAAATATTTAATGGATTCAAATATCTTTTTTGATAAAAGATTAAAAGACAGTGAAATTGATGAATTATTGCTATTAGCATATGTTTATGAATGAATTGTTTTAGATAAACCTAAAGATACAACACTATTAGGTAATAGATCTCAAGTATTAAAAAAGTTCAAAGAAGCTGCTAATGAATCTAATAGTGCTTTTAAAAATATTTTTGAAGGTATTGATATTTACAGCTTAGATGACTGACAAGAAATTGTTAAAAGAATAAATGATACTACAATCATGACTTATTCTGAAATTTTAGAATTCATTAAAAAAGATGGATCAGTTTATAAAAAAATAATTGATGAATCTTTTAATGAAAAAGATTTTAATGATAAACAGCAATGTTTAGAAAACTGAAATAAACTATTTTTAGTCAATTGAAACAATCTTAACTATGTTTATAGTATTGAAGATAGTGACTCAAATATTATTTATGTAAGTGTTGAAACTGATAAAGAAAAAGTTGCTATTGTGAAATACAAAATGTTTTACACATACACAAAAGAAAATAACATTTTAATTGCTAGTGGGATATCTAAAGAATTATTAAGAATAGATTTTATCAAACCAGAATATAAAAATAATTATGGAGATATTATTTCTCAGTCTTTAAAAATAGCAAATAGAGCAATTAAGAATATTTTCCTATTAGATCTACAATTAAAAAATGATGAATACTATAATGCTGATAACACTGTAAAACATAAAAAGATTGTTAACATCATTAAAAGTATTCCTAAAACTGATGATTCAACAATTGTTGGTAATAAAAGAAAATGAATTCTAAAATAGTTAATTACTAACTATTAAACTACATAAAAATAGATTTAACACACCTTGTAGTAAGGTGTGTTATTTTATTTCTATTTTAAATTTATTTACAAATTTTAAATATTCTTTGGGAAGTTTGATTTAACTTTTTAATAACTTATAATAATCTTGAATCTAAAAAGATAAGTTAAATTTGCTTTATTAAAAAAGCTATTTATTTTTTATTATCTTTAAAGATTCTTTTTTATAAATGAGAGGTAAAATTTTATGAAAAAAATGTCAAAATTTAGAAAAGGATTGTTAGCAATCATTGGTGGTTTAACCGTTGCTGGTGCCGGTATTGGTGTAACACTTCCTTTAGTTACTTCGAATAATAATCATGAAAATTCATTAAATAATTCTAGTAGTAACAATGGTAGCAACTTAAAAGTTAATGGTAGTGTAATATCTACAGACAACTTAAACATTGTCGCAACAGGATTAAGTTCAAATGTAAGTTCACAAGTTAGTAGACAATCTTTAAGTTCTTCAAGTAGCAGTGAATCTACAGTAGATTCAAAATATACAGCTAAGAAAAAATTAACTACAGTAAGTGGTCAAGAAAAAGAATATTTAGTTTCTACAGTTTATGAAAACAATAGAAAGTTCATGCCAATATTAGCATATGATGAAGATATTAGTTATAACAACTATCAACAATCTAGAGAATATAAAGATGTTGTATATGGTAACTTCCCTGGATGAGATAAAAAAGTTGCTGTTGTTCATCAAATTGATAATGTTGATTTATCTAAAGCTTATGCAAGTGTTGCTGAATTTACTCCAACTGAAATCTTAAAAAATCCAAGTGCTCCAGAATCAGTTAAACAATTGTATGTTGCATTAGACAGTAAAACAATGACTGCAGATGTTATCACTAAATTAGTTGATCGTTACCAACCAGATTACTTAAGAATTGAAAGTGTTGATGACACATCAATTAAACAACTTCCAGATATGAAATATTTTTCTACAGTTAAAAAAGTAGACTTAGGAGGGGCATTCACAACTATTAAAGGTGTTTCTTTCCCTACAACTACTCAAGAATTAAAAATTTCATCTGATAACATCAAATCAATTGATCCATTACAAATTCCTGAAAGTGCAGCAATTATTACTGAAACTGTTCATGATGCAAGATTTACAGAAATTGATTTAAGTAGTCATACTGACTTAACAACTGATCAACTACAAAAGGCTGTTAACATTGTTTATAAAGATAGAATAAAAGAAAGAGCTTTCCAAGGTAACTTTGCTGGTGGATATATTTATTCTTGAAACCTACAAAATACTGGTATCACTTCATTTAATGATGTTTCAATACCTAAATTAAATGATGGAACAGATAGATTCTACATTGCTTATGTTGCTGTTTCATCAGGAAACTCAAATGGTACTGCTAATGAAACTATTACTGGTGGTAAAGAACCATCTAATGATTCACAAATTGGTGAATGATGAGACTCTAGTTCTGATGGTTGATCAAAGGTTTCTAAAGTTACAGTAACTGCAAAAAATGGAGCTAGTTTAGATTACAACAAAACATTAACTGAAATTATGGGATTCCTTGCTAAATATCCTAATGTTAAAACTATAGATATTTCTTTATTAAAATTTGAAGATGCAAGTAAAACTTTAGATGGATTGAAAACAGAGTTGACTAATCAAATTAAATCTAAATATGGAGAAGATTCTTCATATGCTAAGATTGATTTCATAATTACTTCTCAATCAAATTAATTATTATTTAATAACTTAAAAGTTATAAAAAAATACTAGACTTAAAATCTAGTATTTTTTTTATGTTGTTGATTATCAATCTTTTTTATTTTTAGAAATATGTCATAATGCTCTCACAGCTTCTGCACATGCAGTAATAATTGTATTTGGTTTGCAATAAAAGTGAGTAGCATCTCCAATTGCATAAATATTTTTAATATTTGTTTTTTGATTTAGATCAATTACATACTTGCCTTTTTCTTTGTTAATTTGGTTTAAAAGTTCAATATTAATTGGACTTGATATTTGACCATATTGAACAAGAACATAATCAAAAGGTAATGTTTGTTCTTTTTCAGTTTCTTTATGTTTAATAGTTAAAGTTTTATTGCT is drawn from Malacoplasma penetrans HF-2 and contains these coding sequences:
- a CDS encoding IgG-blocking protein M, with amino-acid sequence MKKMSKFRKGLLAIIGGLTVAGAGIGVTLPLVTSNNNHENSLNNSSSNNGSNLKVNGSVISTDNLNIVATGLSSNVSSQVSRQSLSSSSSSESTVDSKYTAKKKLTTVSGQEKEYLVSTVYENNRKFMPILAYDEDISYNNYQQSREYKDVVYGNFPGWDKKVAVVHQIDNVDLSKAYASVAEFTPTEILKNPSAPESVKQLYVALDSKTMTADVITKLVDRYQPDYLRIESVDDTSIKQLPDMKYFSTVKKVDLGGAFTTIKGVSFPTTTQELKISSDNIKSIDPLQIPESAAIITETVHDARFTEIDLSSHTDLTTDQLQKAVNIVYKDRIKERAFQGNFAGGYIYSWNLQNTGITSFNDVSIPKLNDGTDRFYIAYVAVSSGNSNGTANETITGGKEPSNDSQIGEWWDSSSDGWSKVSKVTVTAKNGASLDYNKTLTEIMGFLAKYPNVKTIDISLLKFEDASKTLDGLKTELTNQIKSKYGEDSSYAKIDFIITSQSN